Proteins from one Eriocheir sinensis breed Jianghai 21 chromosome 27, ASM2467909v1, whole genome shotgun sequence genomic window:
- the LOC127004114 gene encoding one cut domain family member 2-like gives MISLLHTGAVPFGCTADMSDSSSLPYHRPEPAMNALEIDWLEHYHHHHHHHHHHHHHHQRLDVYGPRLLPDVIPNHTPPPSPLRRSHSCLAFFPEKLPAQTVATPPGTEGGAEGMPIRAGPSHSEEGRRAQVHSDAHDATHLSHLLEPLPRPRSAAHHHHHHPRRRYQGNEEPRAGGEGGERQRLWRHVGGDLRKIADQFQSNRCAARTQVTVAASRLPVTFYTCLAGSLLCLVFWRLNSGSS, from the exons ATGATCAGCCTCCTGCACACTGGCGCCGTACCCTTTGGCTGCACCGCTGACATGAGTGACAGTAGTTCCCTCCCATATCACCGCCCGGAGCCTGCCATGAACGCCCTCGAGATAGACTGGCTggaacactatcaccaccaccatcaccaccatcatcatcaccaccaccaccatcagcgctTGGATGTATATG GCCCCAGACTGCTGCCTGACGTCATTCCGAACCACACGCCGCCACCCTCACCCCTGCGACGCTCCCACTCCTGCCTCGCCTTCTTCCCCGAAAAGCTCCCAGCTCAGACGGTCGCCACGCCGCCAGGCACCGAGGGCGGTGCTGAAGGTATGCCGATACGGGCGGGGCCGAGCCATAGTGAGGAGGGGCGTCGGGCGCAGGTGCACAGCGATGCCCATGACGCCACGCACCTGTCCCACCTGTTGGAGCCCCTACCCCGCCCCCGCAgcgccgcccaccaccaccaccaccacccgcgccGCCGCTACCAGGGGAACGAGGAGCCCCGGGCAGGAGGGGAGGGCGGGGAGCGGCAGAGGCTGTGGCGGCACGTCGGCGGGGACCTCCGCAAGATTGCTGATCAGTTTCAGTCCAACAGATGTGCG GCCCGCACGCAGGTCACCGTGGCAGCCAGCAGACTGCCGGTGACTTTCTACACGTGTCTGGCCGGCTCCCTCCTCTGCCTCGTGTTTTGGCGGCTCAACAGCGGCTCCAGCTAA